The Pseudomonadota bacterium DNA window CCAAGCAATGTTTTCTGCACGGCGGGCAATTTAAGCGTTTTCGGTTGCTCGATTCTCAGCCCCGCAGCGATCGCGGCTTTCTTGACCGGGCTGGTGCTGATCCGGCGCCCGCGCCCGGCCGGCCGATCCGGCTGGGTATACACGGCGACTATCTCCATTGCCGAACGATCGCTGTCCGCGAGCAAAATTTCCAGGACCGGCAAGGAAAAATCGGGGGTTCCTGCAAAAATAATGCGCACGATCGGATACCTTTCGAGAAGCTGTTGCGGTGGTCAGATCACCGGTGCCTTATGCGACTGATCTCGGTCCAGGCGACGGGCCTTCTGCAGGCGTGTTCTTATTCTCTGGCGCTTCAGTTCGGACAGGTAATCGACGAACAATTTGCCATCCAGATGGTCACACTCGTGCTGTATGCAAACGGCAAGCAGACCATGTGCTTCCATCTCAACGCTATTGCCATCACGGTCCAGCGCCCTGACTGTAATGTGCTCCGCCCGTTCCACTTTTTCATAGATACCGGGTACTGACAGACAACCTTCTTCAGTGACTTCGACCCCGTCGCGAGACAGGATTTCCGGGTTGACCAATACCAGCGGCGCCGATTTGTCTTCAGATAAATCGGCAACCAGTACCCGCTGGTGCACATCGACCTGGGTGGCGGCGAGGCCAATACCCGGAGCGTCATACATGGTCTCCAGCAAATCGCCGATCAGCGTACGTATTTTTTCGTCAACCAACTCGACCGCCACCGCTTTGCGACGCAGTCGCGGGTCTGGAAACTCGAGAATTGTCAGTATCGCCATCGATATTCAGCCAAATTTTCTTGTATTTTCGTATATAATGCGACTAACTGCATGACATTATTGAAATTGATGTCGGTAATACACGACAGTTGTGTCCGCGACAGAACCGCCATGGATGGATGGGGCAAGCGTGACGCAGTTTGTTGCGTCATGGGCGTATAGCGATTATAACAGCCCAATTACCGCAACCGGCACCAGCTAGCAAAAGGATGAATGGATATGTCCCGGCCCATGCGTATCGCCCAGCAAATCTCCCTGGTCTTAATTTCCGGCAGTCTGCCACTATTGGCTGCCTGCGCCGGCAACCCTGTACCGGCCGCGCAGGCGAGTACGGCTCAATCTCCCCAACCGGTCCAGGTGGCGCAGTCCCAGCCCGTGCCCAGACCCTATGGCCAGGTCACAAGCACTGTGCCCGATCCCACACCGGTTCGGCTGGCATCGAACCACCCGGATCAGTATGAGGTGAAAAAGGGTGACACCTTGTGGGACATCTCGACGATGTTCCTGGAAGACCCATGGTTCTGGCCGGAGATCTGGTTCGTCAATGAACAAATAGAAAATCCGCATCTGATCTACCCGGGCGACATCCTGAATCTGATCTGGGTCGACGGGCGGCCAAGAATTGCAGTCACGCGGGGCGTGCAGCGCGGCGACTCGGTACGAGTTTCGCCCCGGATTCGCTACGAAGAACTGGACGAGGCAATTACCACGATCCCGTATAGCGCCATCAAGGCCTTCCTTTCCAGGCCTTCTGTGCTGTCGGCCGACCAGGTCAAAAAGATGCCATACATCCTGTCATCGAAAGACAAGCATCTGATCAGCGGCTCCGGCAACACGATCTATGCCAGGGGCTTCAGTGTCCCACCCGAGATCGGCGAAGTGTTTAATGTAATCCAGATTGGCGACGAATTGCGCGATCCAGACGACAATGTCTTGATTGGCTATGACGGTGTGTATGCGGGAGAAGCCCGTACAACGCGCACCGGCGATCCAGCGAGCCTGGTCCTGGTCACAACTACGCGAGAAGTGCTAAACGGGAACCGTTTGTTGCGCGACAACCAGACGCTGCCGTTGAATTTCTTTCCGAGCGCACCAGCTCGACAAATTGACGGCAGCATCATCAGCATACTGGATGCCATCAGCGTGACCGGCAGCAATCAGATCGTCGTAATCAATCGCGGCGCCAGGCACGGAATCGAGGAAGGCAATCTGCTAACCATTCTTCACAAGGGCGAGACGATTCGTGACCGCTTTGAAGGCGGTATATTCGACGAGAAAGTCACCTTGCCCGACGAGCAAGCCGGCACGATGATGGTGTTCAAGACCTATGATCGCATCAGTTATGCATTGATCGTCGAGGCAACCAGCGAAATCAGGAAGAACGACCTGGTTCGCAACCCCTGATACGCGGCGGAATTTCCCGCTTTCGTCCATTGGGAGACTGTGCGGGTGACCTCTATGTCCGACCCCGGCCTGTGGCTGACGCTGCTCCAGGCGCCAGGCATCGGCGCCAGAAGCGCTGCCGGACTCATCCAGCATTTCGGTAGTATCAGCAAGGTTTTCTCAGCCGGCAATCAGGATCTGCAAGCGTTGGGTATATCGGCTGAATCGCGTCGCGCTATGCGCAATCCCGATAGCGGCACCCTGGAACGCAACCTCGAGTGGCTTGGCCACGATCAAAATCATTTTCTGGCTCTCGACGACGAGGCCTATCCTGCGCTGCTGAAGGCCATCCCCGACCCGCCGATGCTGCTGTTCATCCGTGGCAATAAAGACTGCCTGGGGTTGCCTCAGCTGGCGATGGTCGGCAGTCGCAACCCAACGCCGGCGGGCCTGGATACGGCGAGAATGTTCGCCCGCCATTTGTCGGTCAGCGGTCTCGCAATTACCTCCGGACTGGCGCTGGGTATCGACAGCGCCAGCCACCACGGCGCACTGGATGCCGGTGGCGTCACGATCGCGGTCTGCGGTTGCGGGCTTGACCGGGTCTACCCGGGCGGGCAGGAATCGCTGGCGGAATCGATCATTCAAGACGGCGCGCTGATCAGCGAGTTTCCACCGGGCACCCCTCCCTCCGCGAAAAACTTTCCGCAACGAAATCGTATCGTCAGTGGCTTGTCAGTGGGCACACTGGTCGTCGAGGCGGCCAGGGCCAGCGGCTCGCTGATTACGGCCAAGCATGCAGCCGAGCAGGGCCGTGAAGTCTTTGCGGTTCCCGGATCCATACACAGCCCGCAGTCGCGAGGCTGCCATCAGCTGATTCGCCAAGGGGCGAAGCTGGTCGAATCGGCGGCCGACATATTCGAGGAGCTTGGCCCGATGGTCGGCGTCCTGGCCGGAACAGCACACCAGGACGAGCCGCAGGAACCGGCGACACCGGCGGCGGACCAGGATCAAAGTCACCAGCAGCTTCTGATTACGCTTGGCGAAGAGACACTACCCATCGATACGCTGGCGGAACGGAGCGGATTGACGGCACGTGAGGTTTCCTCCATGCTTCTCATACTGGAGCTTCAGGGTCTGGTACAAACGGCGCCTGGTGGGCGTTACTGCAAGACGACGAGGCGCTAAAGGATTTGGGAATGAGAGAAAATGTGCTCGATGTGCTGATGTACCTATTCGAGACCTACATGGACAACGACATTGAAGAAGAGCCGGACCGAAATGAGATGCGTGACGAACTGGAGCAAGCCGGTTTTGGCGACCTGGAGATTGACCGGGCGCTGGAGTGGCTGGATGGCCTGACCAGCGGCCAGGAAGCCGCGGCAAAAAGCGCTCTCACCGAGCGCGCAACCCGTATTTTCGACTCTGTAGAGTTGACCCGGCTGGATTCAAGCTGTCGTGGATTTTTGCTCTACCTGGAACAGCTGGAAATTCTTTCCACAAGCCAGCGGGAGCTGGTGATCGATCGACTAATGGCATTGGGCAACCCGGATATCGATGTCGAGCAGATAAAGTGGGTGGTCCTGATGGTGTTGTTCAGTCAGCCGGGCCAGGAGTCCGCCTATGCGCGCATGGAAGACCTGGTTTTCGATGAGGCTGCCAGCGCCCTGCATTGATTCAATGCAAGGTCACCGTATCAGTATATGCCGCGGATCGGTCGCGGTATCTTTTTTTATTCCCCCGGAAATGGCTACAATCCGCGGCGAGTCCGAATCAAGCGTTCGGCGAACGTTAACAAAGATCAAAACCAGGCATCGAACATCAAGAAATGAGTAAATACCTGATCATCGTAGAATCTCCGGCCAAGGAAAAGACCATCGAGAAGTACCTCGGTGAGGAATTCAAGGTGCTGGCCACTTATGGCCATATCCGCGATTTAATATCAAAAGACGGTGCGGTTGATCCTGCCGAAGGTTTCAGCATGACCTATGAGGCCATCGACCGGAACAAGAAGCATGTCGACGCGATAGCAAAGGCATTGAAAAAAGCCGACGCGCTCTACCTGGCGACCGACCCCGATCGCGAGGGAGAAGCGATCTCCTGGCATCTTTATGAATTGCTCAAAGAACGCAACGCGCTGAACGGCAAGCCGGTTTACCGCGTCGTTTTCCACGAGATTACAAAAAACGCGGTGCGCGAGGCGATCGAGAACCCGCGCGATCTGGATTTCAATTTGATAAACGCGCAGCAAGCCCGCCGGGCGCTGGACCACCTGGTCGGTTTTAATCTGTCGCCGTTGTTGTGGAAAAAAATCCGTCCGAAGTTGTCTGCCGGCCGCGTACAAAGTCCGGCGCTTAGATTAATCGTAGAACGTGAAAAAGAGATTGATGCGTTCAACCCACGCGAATACTGGACTGTCGCAGCATCGCTGAGCAAGGAGCAACAAGATTTCACTGCCCGGCTCACCGAGTACAACGGCGAGAAAATCGAGCAGTTCAGCATCACCGGGCAGCAGCAGGCCGGCGGCATCGGGGCCGCATTGACTACCGCGGCCAATGGCCGGCTCAGCGTGCTCCAGGTGGACAGCAAACAGCGCAAACGAAACCCGGCGCCGCCGTTCACCACCTCGACACTGCAACAGGATGCCTCGCGAAAACTCGGTTTTGGTGCGCAGCGAACCATGCGCGCGGCACAAAAGCTGTACGAGGGTCTGGATATAGGCGATGGGCAGGTTGGCCTGATTACCTATATGCGTACTGACTCGGTCAATCTCGCCAGCGAGGCGATCGATGGGTTGCGAACGGTAATTTCAGAAAAATATGGCAAGGACCAGGTGCCCGGTCAGGCGCGCCTGTACAAGACCAAATCGAAAAATGCGCAGGAAGCGCACGAAGCGATACGGCCGGCCAACCCGCAGGTTCTGCCGGAACATCTTGCGGGCAGAGTCGAGGATGATCAGCTAAAACTTTATCGCCTCATTTGGCAGCGCACATTGGCGTGTCAGATGGTGCACGCGGTTTACGACACGCTGGCAGTCGACCTGGCAGCCGGAAACAGCCCCAGCCCGGTCGGCCGCTTCAGAGCCAATGGCTCGGTGCTGGTGCAGCCGGGATTCTTGGCGGTCTATCATGAAGGCCGCGAAAACTCCGTGGACGAACAAGACCGGTTGTTGCCGCCGCTGGCCGAAGGCGATGTAGTGAAATTGCTGGAGATAACCCGCGACCAGCATTTCACAGAGCCAAAGCCACGCTACAGCGAGGCCAGCCTGGTCAAGGAACTGGAAGAATATGGCATTGGCCGTCCATCGACTTATGCCAGCATTATTTCCACGCTGCAACGCAGAGAGTATGTGGAAATCGATCGCCGCCGGTTTTTCCCGACCGACATCGGAAAAATCGTCAGCGACTTTTTGACGGCCCATTTCGAGCAGTATGTTGACTATGACTTCACCGCCAACATGGAAGACGATCTCGATGCTATTTCCCGGGGTGAGAAACAGTGGGTGCCGTTGCTGGAGAGTTTCTGGGCCCCGTTCAAAAAGCGGGTCGCGGAAAAGGAGGAATCGGTAAGCCGGGCCGATACGTTGAAAAAACGGATACTCGGGACCGACCCCAAGAGCGGTCGCGAGGTCAGTGTTCGCATGGGCAGGTACGGGCCGTTCGCGCAAATCGGTACGCGCGAGGAAGAAGACAAGCCGAAATTCGCCGGTCTTCGCAAAGAACAAAGCCTGGACACCATTGTCCTGGAAGATGCGCTCGAGCTTTTCAAATTACCGCGCGACCTCGGTGAAACACCGGAGGGAGAACCGATGTCGGTCAGTATCGGCCGCTTCGGTCCCTATGTGCGTTATGGCGGGAAATTTGTCTCCCTCAAAAAAGACGACGACCCATACACGATCGCACACGAGCGTGCGCTGGAACTGGTTCGGGACAAGAAAGAATACGATGCCAACAGGCTGATCCAGGATTTTCCGGACCACGGAATACAGATTCTGAACGGCCGGTGGGGTCCATATATCACCGACAAATCCAAAAACGCGAAGGTTCCCAAAGACCAGGACCCGAAGGCACTGACGCTGGAAGAATGTCAGACTCTGCTGGCCGAAGCGCCAGTCAAGGGCGCGCGCAAGAAGGCCACGGCCAAGAAAAGCGGCGAAAAAAAACCCCCGGCGAAAAAGAAAACCAAAAAGAAGCAGGCCGCGAAACAGCAAACGGACAAAAAGATAACGGCCACAGGCCAGGGCGATGATTAGCCAGCACACTCTGCGCCGGGCGACCAGGGTGCTTGCAGCAGGTGGAATCATTGCCTACCCGACCGAAGGCGTCTTTGGCCTTGGTTGCCTGCCGGAAAACGCCATCGCCATCCAGCGCATACTGGAAATGAAAAACCGCAAGCCAAACCTTGGTTTTATCCTCGTGGCCTCATCCATCGATCAACTCCTGCCGTATATCGGCCAGTTTGGCGACAAAACCCTGGCCCGCCTTCTTGCGCGGGAAAATTCGCCGGTGACCTGGGTGGTTGCCGCCAGTGCAGAGGCGCCCCGGTGGATCACCGGCGACCGCGATACCATCGCCGTCCGCATCAGCCAGCACCCGATAGTACGAGCCCTGTGCGAAGCGGCTGATTCAGCCCTGGTATCCACCAGCGCCAATATTTCCGGCCGCCCGCCGGCATCAAGCCGGCTCGCGGTGCAACGAATGTTCGGCGACCTGGTTGACATGATCACGCCCGGCGAGACCGGCGGCCTTGGCGGGCCAACCGAATTGCGCGATGCTGGTACCGGAAAAGTGCTGCGCGCGGGACCATAATAATGAAAAGCGATATCGATGCAGTTATCGACTACCTGAGATCTTTGCAGGACGATATCTGTGCCGGGCTGGAGAAACTGGATGGCAAATCGCATTTTGCCGAGGATCGCTGGGAAAGAGGCGGGCATGGCGGTGGCGGCGTGACCCGCGTCATGAAAGACGGCGATGTGTTCGAGCAAGCCGGCGTCAATTTTTCTCATGTGACGGGCGAGGGCCTCCCGAAATCGGCGACGGCGCTACGGCCGGAGCTGGCAGGCGCCAGTTTTCAGGCCACCGGCGTCTCCCTTGTCATACACCCGAAGAACCCATATGTGCCCACCAGTCATGCCAATGTCCGCTACTTCCAGGCTGCGCAACCGGATGGAGAAATTGTCTGGTGGTTTGGCGGCGGATTCGATCTGACCCCGTATTACCCATACCATGAAGATGTTGTTCAATGGCACCGGCAGGCCAAAGCCGCCTGCGAACCGTTTGGCAAAGAGGTATATCCGCGCTTCAAGAAATGGTGCGATGAGTATTTTTATCTGCCGCACCGCAACGAGACGCGCGGCGCGGGGGGGTTGTTTTTCGACGATTTGAACGAATGGGATTTCGACACCAGTTTTGCTTTTCTGCGCAGTATCGGCAACAGCTATCTTCAAGCCTACGCCCCGATCGTCGAACGACGCAAAAATCATCAGTACGGTGAACGTGAGCGCCAGTTCCAACTCTACCGCCGGGGCCGTTACGTGGAATTCAACCTGGTTTATGACCGCGGCACTTTGTTTGGCTTGCAGTCCGGCGGCCGTACCGAATCCATCCTGATGTCGTTGCCGCCGCTGGTGCGCTGGGCCTATGACTGGAAACCGGATCCGGGCAGCCCCGAACTCGATTTGTACGAGAATTACCTGAGGCCGCGCGCCTGGCTGGGAGAATATACAGATGACTGAGCTGACTCCTTTTCACCTGGCGTTTACCGTCGACGATATAGAACAGGCCAAAGCCTTTTACACCGGCGTCCTGGGATGCTCGCTCGGGCGCACGGATACCCGGTGGATGGATTTCAACCTGCACGGCCATCAGATCACCGCGCACCTGGCTATATCAAGGAATGCCGAAGCGAGCAACCCGGTCGATGGCGACCAGGTGCCGGTACCCCACTTCGGCCTGATTTTGCCGTGGCCGGAATGGGAGGAAATGGCGGAGCGCATTCGCCAGTCCGGGGTTTCATTCCTGATCGAGCCACGGATTCGATTCCAGGGTCGACCCGGTGAACAAGGTACCTTCTTTGTTCGCGACCCGGCAGGAAACGCCCTGGAATTCAAAAGTTTTCGCGACCACGATAAAATCTTTGCACGCAGCTGAAGGGACTACGCAAGGCGTCAAGTCCTTTCCACGGAGGAGATGGAAATGGCAATACATGCCACGATGGCGACCAATTACCGTTGCCCGAAATGCAGCCGTAATAGTTATTCCACCGGCGAGATTCGAGCAGCCGGCGGCTTCTGGAGCAAAATCTTTGATGTGCAAGGTGCAAAATTTACCACTGTCACCTGTGATAACTGCAAATACACGGATCTTTATAAGGCCGATAGCAGCATGTTGGGGAATATTTTCGACCTTTTCACTAACTAGCTTTAAGCGATTTAAAGCTAGCGGAGACCAGTTATGGCCTGGATAAATGAGATTGAAGAGCAGGATGCCGATGGCGAACTGCGCACGGTTTATGACGAGTTGCTGAAAAGCCGCGGCAAACTGGCCAATATTCTGCAGGTACAAAGCCTCAACCCGGGCGCGCTGAAAACCCATGTCGATTTATACCTGCATCTGATGTTTGCCAAAGCGGGTCTGAGTCGAAAGGAGCGTGAAGCTATTGCGGTGGTTGTTTCTGCCAATAACGAATGCGCCTATTGTGTAAATCATCACTACGAACCACTCGCCCGCTACGAAAAGGACGAGCAGGTTTTGTCAAATATCCGCAACGCGGACGCGCTGGACACCCTGGACGACCGGCTTGCCGGGATCTTGCAACATGCCGCGAAACTCACGACGGACCCGCACCAGGTTAGCGCTGACGATGTACAGAAACTGCGCGATCTCGGTCTGTCGGATCGCGATATCCTGGATATCACGCTGATCACCGCCTATTTCAATTTCGTTAACCGGATAGCGCTGGGACTGGGTGTGACCTACAGCGAGGAAGAGATCCAGGGATATGAAAGCTGAGCCAGGAGTTTGCGGAATGGCGGCACGCCGCCCTTTTTTAATCGCGATTCTTCAGGGATTTTCCGGCCAGCGTTTTTAGTAAAGCCCGGGCCAGTTCTTCGGCGCGGCCATGTTCGCGAACTGGCATCATCTCCGCCGCTTCCACCTGGTAGACCCGCGCGTGCATATTTCCTCTTTTCGCCGAGACCGTAAACCAGGCAAAGGCTTCCGGTGGGTCCAGGGTATAACCGGTACGAGTGACCATTCCGCGCGGTAACAGGAAGGTCCTGCCGAGGTATAACTGACTTGCAGGGTCGTCTTGCCAGGCAGAAAGTTCGAGCATAATGCGCGCATTGTCCATCGCAACGAAGAAGAACGGTTCGTCGCGCCGCGCTTCGGCAAGCATATAAGCCGCAACCGCATTCCCCTGGTCGACCATTAACCGCAGGAGCGGCGTTGACTTGCGCCGCAATGACAATGCCGCGCTGGTCAGGTTGCCGATGTCATTAGGTCTGTGCTGTCCCCAGCGTTCATCCACGAGCATGATGTAAAGTTCGGCCAGATGGTGCATCGCACGGCCGTCGCCGGCATCGGCCGCCCGGCGGTAAAGTGTAACCGCCTTGGCGACATCGAAGTACAACGACTGGTAATACTTGCCTGATGGAAGGCGGTGAAAGGCCGGGTCATGCAACAGGCCAAGCAAGTAACAGGCATCGGGATCGCCGGCGTTTGCCAGTTTGTCGATCTCCGATATTGCCTTGTCGTAATCCATTTCATTGAATGCGGCCCAGCCTTCCGCAATATCGGAAAATGCCCGGCCAGGAAAAGCCAGAACGAAGAGAAAGAATATTGTGGCGACGTAATTGGTGAGTCGCCTTCTTGTTTCAGCCGTATTCATGTCGGGTTTTCGTTGCTCGCTTGCATATTGACATTCGACCTGGCTAAAAGTTGCTGTCCCTCCATTGCGTCCGGTGTCCTAACTGATCCGTCAAAAGCCTGAATTCTGAACCGTCACCAACATATATAGGAAATAAATCACCAGCAGGAACACCCCTTCAGATCGCTCAAGCTGGCGCCTGGAAATGACCAGTGGGATCAGGATCAAAGAAACCGCCAGCATGACCACCAGGTCAGGCCATTGGATCGCCCCCATGTGCAAAGGCCCGACCAGCGCGCTGATACCGACGATGGCAAGTATATTAAAGATATTGGAGCCAACCGCGTTGCCTATCGCTATATCGCCTTGCCGCCGGTATGACGCCAGCATCGCGGTAGCGAGTTCCGGCAGACTGGTCCCAATGGCGATGACTGTAAGAGCAATAAGCGCTGGCGCTATCTTGAAGCTTTGCGCCAGTTCGACCGCGGTGTCGACCAACATCGAGCCGCCGAAAATCAGCATCCCCATGCCAACGACCACCAGCAGTATTTCTTTCCACCAGGCCAGCAGGTTATCCCGTACGACTGTGCCGAATTCATCCTGGATTTTTTTCTGCTCGCTGCGCGCCAAATAGATCGAAAAGAAAATATATGCGGCGATTCCGCTTACCAGGAAGACTCCATCAAGTGCCGAAATCACGCCGTCCATCAATACGAGAATCAACAGCGCACTACAAAAAATCATTACCGGGATATCCAGTCGCACCAACTGAGACTGAATGTTGATCGGCCGAACGAGCGCCGCCGCGCCCAGTACCAAGGCAATATTGCAGATGTTGGAACCCACGGCGCTGCCGATGGCCATGTCGCCAAGACCTCGATATGCAGATTCGACGCCGACCGCAAGCTCGGGGCTGCTGGTGCCAAAAGCGACAATGGTCAGGCCAGCCACCAACGGTGTAATCCCGAGCCGCAGGCCGATCGACGTCGCGCCACGCACGAGGAGATCCGCGCCGAACAACAACAGCACCAGGCCGACGCTGAAAAGAAAAAGCAGTGTGACCACTAGGCCCCGTCCGGTTTATGACCGAATGCGGATGATTTCTTGGCCAGACCGAACGGCAAACACGACCGCATTTTTTTGCTTATCAGCATGCGGGGATTTTAGCATGCTGTCATGGCGCGCACTGTTGCGGGAATATACTGATTTTGATCCCTGCATTCTGCCGGACCCGGGCTATTGTCGCGAGGCAAGTGGGAATCGAGCCAGGATTTTCGATCATTCCAGGCAAATAGCGATCCTGCCCATCGGTCTCACTACCTGGCGAGCTCCGCACCGAGACCGGCCAGCACCGCCGCATAAACCTCAATTGCATCCCATAGATTCTGTATGCGCAGATTCTCGTTCGGGCTATGCTGGTTATTGTCATGGTTCGCCATGGGCAGCATTACGATGGGTACGCCAAGCCCTTGCCGAATCACGTGCAGCGGCAGGCTGCCGCCCATCGTCTGCATTCTGATCAGTTCGCCGCCCCGCGCCTGCAGCAGAATCCGGCTCAGGGCCCGCGCACGAGGATCATTCATGTCCATCCAGACAGCCGGGTAACCTGATTCCCGCCACTCGACCAGCGCGACCTTCTCATGCTGCCCCAATGTTTGCGAATCCGGTGGTTCCCGCACTATGGTATAGCCTTGTTTCCGGATATGGGCATCGACCAGCGCCTGCACTTTTTCGGGCGTGAGATCCGGGACCAGGCGAAATCCCAGCGATACGGTGGCCTGATCCACGATCGCGTTGCGTGCTGTCTTGCCCACGCCGCCGGCACTGATTCCCCGGACATTGATCGCCGGATTCATGATCAGTCTCTCAAGACGCTGACCATTACCCTCCGTCCATCCCAGGGCGAGGTCTTTTCGCAATAACGCGTCGACCGGTGGAGCCACTGCGATCGCGGCCAAGGCTTCCGCGCTTGGCTCAGCTACCGCATCGGCAAATCCGTCGACCAGAATTTCCCCATCCGGGGCACGCATGCTGGCCAGCAGATGCACCAGCATCATGACCGGGTTTGGCGCCCAGTTCCCGTAATGCCCGCTGTGCAATTGGCGCAAAGGGCCATAGACGGTGACATCTGCCGCGGTCATTCCGCGCACGCCAAAACTGACCAGTTGCCGGCGGGTCTGGTGCACCGGCCCATCGCAGAACAACCAGAAATCGGCCTGCAACAGGTCCGCGTGCCGCCGAATCATGTCCGCAAGATGAGGCGAGCCGGCTTCTTCTTCGCCATCGAAAAAGAATTTGAGATTGACCGAAACGGGAATATCCGCCGCCGACAGCGCATCGATTGCGCTCAGTAGGCCAATGATCGGCGCT harbors:
- a CDS encoding sel1 repeat family protein, with product MNTAETRRRLTNYVATIFFLFVLAFPGRAFSDIAEGWAAFNEMDYDKAISEIDKLANAGDPDACYLLGLLHDPAFHRLPSGKYYQSLYFDVAKAVTLYRRAADAGDGRAMHHLAELYIMLVDERWGQHRPNDIGNLTSAALSLRRKSTPLLRLMVDQGNAVAAYMLAEARRDEPFFFVAMDNARIMLELSAWQDDPASQLYLGRTFLLPRGMVTRTGYTLDPPEAFAWFTVSAKRGNMHARVYQVEAAEMMPVREHGRAEELARALLKTLAGKSLKNRD
- a CDS encoding calcium/sodium antiporter; the encoded protein is MVTLLFLFSVGLVLLLFGADLLVRGATSIGLRLGITPLVAGLTIVAFGTSSPELAVGVESAYRGLGDMAIGSAVGSNICNIALVLGAAALVRPINIQSQLVRLDIPVMIFCSALLILVLMDGVISALDGVFLVSGIAAYIFFSIYLARSEQKKIQDEFGTVVRDNLLAWWKEILLVVVGMGMLIFGGSMLVDTAVELAQSFKIAPALIALTVIAIGTSLPELATAMLASYRRQGDIAIGNAVGSNIFNILAIVGISALVGPLHMGAIQWPDLVVMLAVSLILIPLVISRRQLERSEGVFLLVIYFLYMLVTVQNSGF
- a CDS encoding M20/M25/M40 family metallo-hydrolase, whose amino-acid sequence is MKQLVFVIGNAKHWLCSALLIFCPPAMAGTEGSESLVVQAVAAARTHSSANQTRIIREFADLLALRNVASNHVDMRRNAEFIMGMMRRRGIESRLLEAPGSPPVVFGELNRGAAHTVLIYAHYDGQPVQRELWASDPWQPVLRKGRLEDHAATVDLASLPVEIPGEWRLYARSAGDDKAPIIGLLSAIDALSAADIPVSVNLKFFFDGEEEAGSPHLADMIRRHADLLQADFWLFCDGPVHQTRRQLVSFGVRGMTAADVTVYGPLRQLHSGHYGNWAPNPVMMLVHLLASMRAPDGEILVDGFADAVAEPSAEALAAIAVAPPVDALLRKDLALGWTEGNGQRLERLIMNPAINVRGISAGGVGKTARNAIVDQATVSLGFRLVPDLTPEKVQALVDAHIRKQGYTIVREPPDSQTLGQHEKVALVEWRESGYPAVWMDMNDPRARALSRILLQARGGELIRMQTMGGSLPLHVIRQGLGVPIVMLPMANHDNNQHSPNENLRIQNLWDAIEVYAAVLAGLGAELAR